The following are encoded together in the Phyllopteryx taeniolatus isolate TA_2022b chromosome 21, UOR_Ptae_1.2, whole genome shotgun sequence genome:
- the med10 gene encoding mediator of RNA polymerase II transcription subunit 10 — translation MAEKNENLEEHLEKFVENIRQLGIIVSDFQSSSQAGLNQKLNLMITGLQDIEKCRQQLHEINVPLEVFEYIDQGRNPQLYTKECLERALARNEQVKGKIDTLTKFKSLLISELGKVFPEEMSKYKAIHGDDAPS, via the exons ATGGCggagaaaaatgaaaacctcGAAGAGCATCTGGAGAAGTTTGTCGAAAATATTCGGCAGCTCGGAATAATCGTCAGCGACTTCCAGTCGAGCAGTCAAGCGGGACTCAACCAAAAACT AAATCTGATGATAACGGGACTGCAAGACATCGAGAAGTGCCGTCAACAGCTGCACGAGATCAACGTACCACTGGAAGTCTTTGA ATATATCGACCAGGGTCGAAACCCACAGTTGTACACTAAGGAGTGTTTGGAGAGAGCCTTGGCCCGCAACGAGCAAGTTAAAGGAAAAATTGACACCCTGACG AAATTCAAGAGTCTTCTCATCTCCGAGCTCGGCAAAGTCTTCCCGGAGGAGATGTCGAAATATAAGGCGATACACGGCGACGACGCCCCTTCTTAG